In the genome of Pseudomonas sp. HS6, one region contains:
- the trpA gene encoding tryptophan synthase subunit alpha: MSRLQTRFAELKEQNRAALVTFVTAGDPDYDTSLAILKGLPKAGADVIELGMPFTDPMADGPAIQLANIRALGAKQNLIKTLQMVREFRKDNSDTPLVLMGYFNPIHKFGVERFIAEAKEAGVDGLIVVDMPPEHNSELCDPAQAAGIDFIRLTTPTTDDARLPKVLNGSSGFVYYVSVAGVTGAGAATLEHVEEAVARLRRHTDLPISIGFGIRTPEQAASIARLADGVVVGSALIDHIANATTPDQAIDGVLSLCSALSEGVRKARVS, encoded by the coding sequence ATGAGCCGCCTGCAAACCCGCTTTGCCGAACTCAAAGAACAGAACCGCGCCGCGTTGGTGACCTTCGTTACCGCCGGTGACCCGGATTACGACACTTCGCTCGCGATCCTCAAGGGCCTGCCGAAGGCTGGTGCCGACGTGATCGAATTGGGCATGCCGTTCACTGACCCGATGGCCGACGGCCCGGCGATTCAGTTGGCGAACATCCGTGCTTTGGGCGCCAAGCAGAACCTGATCAAAACCTTGCAAATGGTCCGCGAGTTCCGCAAGGACAACAGCGACACGCCGCTGGTGCTGATGGGTTACTTCAACCCGATCCACAAGTTCGGTGTCGAGCGCTTCATCGCCGAAGCCAAAGAAGCGGGTGTTGACGGCCTGATCGTGGTCGACATGCCGCCGGAGCACAACTCGGAGCTGTGCGATCCGGCCCAGGCTGCGGGCATCGACTTCATTCGCCTGACTACGCCGACCACTGACGATGCACGTCTGCCGAAAGTGTTGAACGGCAGCTCCGGTTTCGTTTACTACGTGTCGGTTGCCGGTGTGACCGGTGCCGGTGCCGCGACTCTGGAGCACGTCGAGGAAGCGGTGGCGCGTCTGCGTCGTCATACCGACCTGCCGATCAGCATCGGTTTCGGTATCCGTACACCGGAGCAGGCTGCGTCCATCGCGCGTCTGGCCGATGGCGTGGTGGTGGGGTCGGCATTGATCGATCACATCGCCAATGCGACCACACCGGACCAGGCCATCGACGGCGTGCTGAGCCTGTGTTCGGCGCTGTCCGAAGGTGTGCGTAAGGCTCGCGTCAGCTGA
- a CDS encoding anti-virulence regulator CigR family protein, with translation MKMPKRLIASLGVLMISATPLLASADPRDDHDHGGPQQGQYDNRGGDHHDWQSSHRGGPPPRDFGPVRQVIRDNHGYFVRGAPPPPGIRLERGRPLPHGYYGERLDARALGRLPVYPGYEWRRAGGDIVLIAVGTGIVYEVLDGVLY, from the coding sequence ATGAAAATGCCGAAACGTCTGATTGCCAGTCTGGGCGTGCTGATGATCAGCGCGACGCCGCTGCTGGCCAGCGCTGACCCACGCGACGATCACGACCACGGCGGCCCGCAGCAGGGTCAGTACGACAATCGCGGTGGTGATCACCATGATTGGCAAAGCAGTCACCGCGGCGGTCCGCCACCGCGTGACTTCGGGCCCGTGCGTCAGGTGATTCGTGACAATCATGGCTACTTCGTTCGCGGTGCGCCGCCGCCTCCGGGTATTCGCCTGGAACGCGGCCGGCCGTTGCCCCACGGCTATTACGGCGAGCGGCTGGATGCTCGGGCGTTGGGGCGGTTGCCGGTGTATCCGGGCTATGAATGGCGCCGTGCCGGTGGCGATATCGTGTTGATCGCGGTCGGCACCGGAATCGTCTACGAAGTGCTGGATGGCGTTCTGTACTGA
- a CDS encoding DUF4105 domain-containing protein, giving the protein MKSLNAWLLAGALLLIGSNAHASLQLRLKTDGLSPAQQQASQALLDEAMQKLPPSFIERLDRRIDVGWTDEMPDNAYGEAALVSELDLNRKLLASLTDGSAAKQKTSRPHGTVRQELLATVLHEITHIYDRARLWPAAERTLIQRCTRRNNSAGLVGLPDECRGQNDRRFTLSDDPRLLDLAGWQQYVGRRGEREQHNRQIARSPDLYEISSPKEFVAVNMEYFLLDPSYACRRPALYRYYKEHFGWAPPEKDSCAKSFAFLNAGNDFAKQPLGQVDPERVYAIDYLLAEANQNWVSRWGHSMLRLVICAPGRPRGPDCRLDLDQHLVLSYRAFVGDVQLSSWDGLVGKYPSRLFVLPLAQVIDEYTKTELRSLASVPLNLSRNEIEDVVEHAAEMHWSYDGNYFFLSNNCAVESLKLLRSGSNNAQLTGLDSIMPNGLLEVLKGRGLADTSVLDNPKEALRLGYRFDSFRDRYQAMFDVLKKQLPIKQTSVEEWLSLSAEERRPWFERADLRTSAALLLLEQASFRRQLLLAQDEVKQRYLGARELENGGMDKANATLQQILANSGFLSRPAELLDSRGYGLPQPSEFSRLEAESSQRQKQLLVLSGDLDKEVRALLEPKRAAEIAANEANVKQIGEHLRKLHKASGGLELP; this is encoded by the coding sequence GTGAAGTCTCTCAACGCCTGGCTGCTGGCCGGAGCGCTGCTGCTGATCGGCAGTAACGCCCACGCCAGCCTGCAACTGCGGCTCAAGACCGACGGCCTGAGCCCCGCCCAACAACAGGCCAGCCAGGCACTGCTCGATGAAGCGATGCAGAAACTGCCGCCGAGCTTCATCGAACGCCTGGATCGACGCATCGATGTCGGCTGGACCGACGAGATGCCCGACAATGCCTATGGTGAGGCGGCTCTTGTTTCCGAGCTGGACCTGAACCGCAAACTGCTCGCCAGTCTTACCGATGGCAGTGCGGCCAAACAAAAGACCAGTCGCCCCCACGGCACTGTGCGGCAGGAACTGCTGGCTACGGTGCTGCACGAAATCACCCATATCTACGACCGCGCACGGCTGTGGCCGGCCGCCGAACGCACGCTGATCCAGCGCTGCACCCGCCGCAACAACAGTGCCGGGCTGGTCGGACTGCCGGATGAGTGTCGGGGCCAGAACGATCGGCGCTTCACCCTCAGCGATGACCCTCGTCTGCTCGACCTCGCCGGCTGGCAGCAATACGTCGGCCGCCGTGGCGAACGTGAGCAGCACAACCGGCAGATCGCCCGCAGCCCGGACCTGTACGAAATCTCAAGTCCGAAGGAATTCGTCGCGGTCAATATGGAGTATTTCCTCCTCGACCCGAGCTACGCCTGCCGCCGGCCCGCGCTGTACCGCTATTACAAGGAACACTTCGGCTGGGCGCCGCCGGAAAAGGACTCCTGCGCCAAATCCTTCGCCTTCCTCAATGCCGGCAACGACTTTGCCAAACAGCCGCTGGGCCAGGTCGATCCGGAGCGGGTCTACGCCATCGACTACCTGCTGGCCGAAGCGAATCAGAACTGGGTCAGCCGCTGGGGCCACAGCATGCTGCGCCTGGTGATCTGCGCCCCGGGCCGGCCACGCGGGCCGGACTGCCGACTGGATCTGGACCAGCATCTGGTGCTGTCCTACCGCGCATTCGTCGGCGACGTGCAGCTGTCGAGCTGGGATGGACTGGTCGGTAAATACCCTTCGCGCCTGTTCGTTCTGCCACTGGCGCAGGTAATCGACGAATACACCAAGACCGAACTGCGCAGCCTCGCCTCGGTGCCGCTGAACCTGTCGCGCAACGAGATCGAAGACGTTGTCGAACACGCCGCCGAAATGCACTGGAGCTACGACGGCAACTACTTCTTCCTGTCCAACAACTGCGCGGTGGAAAGCCTGAAGCTGCTGCGCAGCGGCAGTAATAACGCGCAGCTCACCGGCCTCGACAGCATCATGCCCAATGGCTTGCTGGAAGTGCTCAAGGGCCGGGGCCTGGCGGATACCAGCGTGCTGGATAATCCAAAAGAGGCGTTGCGCCTGGGTTACCGTTTCGACTCGTTCCGCGATCGCTATCAGGCAATGTTTGATGTGCTGAAGAAGCAATTGCCGATCAAGCAGACCAGCGTCGAGGAATGGCTGTCGCTGTCGGCGGAAGAACGTCGACCATGGTTCGAACGCGCCGACCTGCGTACCAGCGCCGCATTACTGCTGTTGGAGCAGGCCAGTTTCCGTCGCCAGTTGCTGCTGGCCCAGGATGAGGTCAAGCAACGCTATCTCGGCGCCCGTGAACTGGAAAACGGTGGCATGGACAAGGCCAACGCGACGCTGCAGCAGATCCTCGCCAACAGCGGCTTCCTCAGCCGTCCGGCGGAACTGCTCGATTCTCGCGGTTATGGCCTGCCGCAACCGAGCGAGTTCAGCCGACTGGAAGCCGAAAGCAGTCAGCGCCAGAAACAGTTGCTGGTGCTGAGCGGCGATCTGGACAAGGAAGTGCGTGCGCTGCTGGAGCCCAAGCGAGCGGCAGAAATTGCCGCCAACGAGGCCAACGTGAAGCAGATCGGCGAGCATTTGCGCAAATTGCACAAAGCCTCGGGCGGCCTGGAGTTGCCCTGA
- a CDS encoding DUF2388 domain-containing protein encodes MRSPLIAAALGLLLLADMAQAHTLVATSNIIVRASQRTIDFTSDTTTSIRDSKIIREAHDDAASFVASNGDIRGAHLEAALNTLRTRVPEARDASDQVLAEAILAL; translated from the coding sequence ATGCGTAGCCCGCTGATTGCTGCCGCCCTTGGCCTGCTGTTGTTGGCCGATATGGCCCAGGCACATACCCTGGTAGCCACCAGTAACATCATCGTTCGTGCCTCCCAGCGCACCATCGATTTCACCTCCGACACCACCACGTCGATCCGCGATTCGAAAATCATCCGCGAAGCCCACGACGACGCCGCCAGCTTCGTCGCCAGCAACGGTGATATCCGTGGCGCGCACCTGGAAGCCGCCCTCAACACCTTGCGCACCCGCGTGCCGGAAGCCCGCGACGCCAGTGACCAGGTACTCGCCGAAGCCATCCTCGCATTGTGA
- a CDS encoding DUF2388 domain-containing protein — MRFYQNLLIPSVLVTVCWATSVDAFDVSTQNTVVSGYATSMVSSAPFDRKLLLAAHDDAAVFVASDGQLRGAQLESALHYLRKSRPKLHVSDLELAQAILVQ; from the coding sequence ATGCGTTTTTATCAAAATCTGCTTATCCCTTCCGTTCTGGTCACTGTCTGCTGGGCAACGTCGGTCGATGCCTTTGACGTCTCGACGCAAAACACCGTAGTCAGCGGTTACGCCACCAGCATGGTGTCTTCCGCACCTTTCGACCGTAAACTACTGCTTGCCGCCCACGACGATGCCGCGGTATTCGTTGCCAGTGACGGCCAGTTGCGAGGCGCTCAGCTGGAATCCGCACTGCATTACCTGCGCAAATCCCGGCCAAAACTTCATGTAAGCGACCTTGAACTGGCACAGGCAATTCTCGTCCAATAG
- a CDS encoding DUF2388 domain-containing protein, which translates to MSRLRLLSAAALLAVAANASATSFIVTTDAVVGALKSSSDATSDVSSSLRDNKVVIAARDDAASFVASEGQIRGVKLESALDLIRHQAPQLNATDAQLAQAILAI; encoded by the coding sequence ATGTCCCGTCTTCGCCTGCTCAGCGCTGCCGCCCTGCTGGCCGTGGCTGCCAATGCCAGCGCTACCAGCTTCATCGTGACCACCGACGCCGTTGTCGGCGCGCTGAAGTCCTCTTCGGACGCGACTTCCGACGTCAGCTCTTCGCTGCGTGACAACAAAGTCGTGATCGCTGCCCGTGACGATGCTGCCAGCTTCGTTGCCAGCGAAGGCCAGATCCGCGGCGTGAAACTCGAGAGTGCCCTGGATCTCATCCGCCATCAGGCCCCGCAACTGAATGCGACCGACGCACAACTGGCACAAGCCATTCTGGCGATCTGA
- a CDS encoding DUF1127 domain-containing protein: MNHLQDVSAVTVERSPRFGLLRRLFRGFWQGLERARTRRLLAQLNGRDLADLGLSHADRLNELEKPFWR, translated from the coding sequence ATGAATCACTTACAGGATGTTTCAGCCGTTACGGTCGAACGCTCTCCTCGCTTCGGTCTTCTTCGACGGCTGTTCAGAGGCTTCTGGCAAGGGCTGGAGCGCGCCAGGACACGGCGCCTGCTGGCTCAACTCAATGGTCGGGATCTCGCCGATCTGGGCCTCAGCCACGCTGACCGACTGAACGAACTGGAGAAACCCTTCTGGCGCTAG
- a CDS encoding DUF1127 domain-containing protein, with translation MERTLSSELFFEDKAAKTQASMPLRVIANLMLWQRRISSRHQLARLDSRLLADAGISEAQRYEELSKPFWR, from the coding sequence ATGGAACGTACACTCAGTTCCGAACTGTTCTTCGAAGACAAAGCTGCAAAAACCCAGGCTTCCATGCCTCTGCGCGTTATCGCCAACCTGATGCTGTGGCAGCGCCGCATCTCCAGCCGCCACCAACTGGCTCGTCTGGATTCGCGTCTGCTGGCTGACGCGGGGATTAGCGAAGCACAACGCTACGAAGAGCTGAGCAAGCCGTTCTGGCGCTAA
- a CDS encoding acetyl-CoA hydrolase/transferase family protein, with protein sequence MYRDRIRLPSLLDKVMSAADAAALIEDGMTVGMSGFTRAGEAKAVPHALAERAKVTPLKISLMTGASLGNDLDKQLTEAGVLSRRMPFQVDSTLRKAINAGEVMFIDQHLSETVEQLRNQQLKLPDIAVIEAVAITEQGHIVPTTSVGNSASFAIFAKHVIVEINLAHNANLEGLHDIYIPTYRPTRTPIPLVKVDDRIGSTAIPIPPEKIVAIVITEQSDSPSTVSAPDVDTKAIADHLITFFKQEVDAGRMTNKLGPLQAGIGNIANAVMCGLIDSPFEDLTMYSEVLQDSTFDLIDAGKLSFASGSSITLSERRNSDVFGNLEKYKDKLVLRPQEISNHPEVVRRLGIIGINTALEFDIYGNVNSTHVCGTRMMNGIGGSGDFARNAHLAVFVTKSIAKGGAISSVVPMVSHVDHTEHDVDILVTEVGLADLRGLAPRERARVIIDNCVHPDYRQALNDYFEKACAIGGHTPHILRDALSWHINLEETGRMLKV encoded by the coding sequence ATGTACCGTGACCGTATTCGCCTGCCTTCGTTGTTGGATAAAGTGATGAGCGCCGCCGACGCCGCTGCGCTGATTGAGGACGGCATGACCGTCGGCATGAGCGGCTTCACCCGCGCCGGCGAAGCCAAGGCCGTTCCCCATGCGCTGGCCGAGCGAGCCAAGGTCACGCCGCTGAAAATCAGCCTGATGACCGGTGCCAGTCTGGGCAACGACCTCGACAAACAACTGACCGAGGCCGGCGTCCTGTCCCGGCGCATGCCGTTCCAGGTTGACAGTACCTTGCGCAAGGCGATCAACGCCGGCGAAGTGATGTTCATTGACCAGCACCTGTCGGAAACCGTCGAACAACTGCGCAACCAGCAACTGAAACTGCCGGACATCGCCGTGATCGAAGCCGTGGCTATTACCGAACAGGGCCACATCGTGCCGACCACCTCGGTGGGCAACTCCGCGAGCTTTGCGATCTTCGCCAAACACGTGATCGTCGAAATCAACCTGGCGCACAACGCCAACCTCGAAGGTCTGCATGACATCTATATCCCGACCTATCGCCCGACCCGCACGCCCATCCCGCTGGTAAAAGTAGACGACCGCATTGGCAGCACCGCGATCCCGATCCCGCCGGAGAAGATTGTCGCGATCGTCATCACCGAGCAGTCGGATTCGCCGTCCACCGTGTCGGCGCCTGATGTCGACACCAAAGCCATCGCCGATCACCTGATCACCTTCTTCAAGCAGGAAGTCGATGCCGGGCGCATGACCAACAAGCTCGGCCCGTTGCAGGCCGGGATCGGCAACATCGCCAACGCGGTGATGTGCGGGTTGATCGATTCACCGTTCGAAGACCTGACCATGTACTCCGAAGTACTGCAGGACTCGACCTTCGACCTGATCGATGCAGGCAAGCTGAGCTTCGCCTCGGGAAGCTCGATCACCCTGTCGGAGCGGCGCAACAGCGACGTGTTCGGTAACCTGGAGAAGTACAAGGACAAACTGGTGCTGCGCCCGCAGGAGATCTCGAACCATCCGGAAGTGGTTCGTCGCCTGGGCATCATTGGCATCAACACTGCGCTCGAGTTCGACATTTATGGCAACGTCAACTCAACCCACGTCTGCGGCACGCGGATGATGAACGGCATTGGCGGTTCGGGTGACTTCGCACGCAACGCACACCTGGCGGTGTTCGTGACCAAGTCGATCGCCAAGGGCGGCGCGATTTCCAGCGTGGTGCCCATGGTCAGCCACGTCGACCACACCGAACATGACGTCGACATCCTGGTGACCGAGGTCGGTCTGGCCGACCTGCGTGGCCTGGCGCCACGTGAACGCGCCCGGGTCATCATCGACAACTGTGTGCACCCGGACTACCGCCAGGCGCTGAACGATTACTTCGAAAAAGCCTGTGCAATCGGTGGCCACACCCCGCACATCCTGCGTGATGCTCTTAGCTGGCACATCAATCTGGAAGAAACCGGACGCATGCTGAAGGTGTAA
- a CDS encoding NAD(P)(+) transhydrogenase (Re/Si-specific) subunit beta encodes MSMNLVTTLYLIASICFIQALKGLSHPTTSRRGNLFGMLGMGLAILTTVGLIYKLGAELATAGIGYVIVGLLIGGTAGSIMAKRVEMTKMPELVAFMHSMIGLAAVFIAIAAVVEPQSLGIVKQLGDSIPAGNRLELFLGAAIGAITFSGSVIAFGKLSGKYKFRLFQGAPVQFSGQHKLNAVLGLATLAFGVTFMLTGNLAAFALMLALAFVMGVLIIIPIGGADMPVVVSMLNSYSGWAAAGIGFSLNNSMLIIAGSLVGSSGAILSYIMCKAMNRSFFNVLLGGFGNTADAGPAGAKEARPVKSGSADDATFLLTNADTVIIVPGYGLAVARAQHALKELTEKLTHRGVTVKYAIHPVAGRMPGHMNVLLAEAEVPYDQVFEMEDINSEFGQADVVLVLGANDVVNPAAKNDPKSPIAGMPILEAFKAKTIIVNKRSMASGYAGLDNELFYLDKTMMVFGDAKKVIEDMVKAVE; translated from the coding sequence ATGAGCATGAACCTCGTCACGACGCTCTACCTGATCGCGTCGATCTGCTTCATCCAGGCCCTCAAAGGCCTGTCGCACCCGACCACGTCGCGCCGCGGCAACCTGTTTGGCATGCTCGGCATGGGCCTGGCGATTCTCACCACCGTCGGCCTCATCTATAAGCTGGGCGCTGAACTTGCTACGGCAGGTATCGGTTATGTGATCGTCGGCCTGCTGATCGGCGGTACTGCCGGTTCGATCATGGCCAAGCGCGTTGAAATGACCAAGATGCCAGAACTGGTCGCCTTCATGCACAGCATGATCGGCCTCGCGGCGGTGTTCATCGCTATCGCTGCGGTGGTCGAGCCGCAGTCGCTCGGCATCGTCAAGCAACTGGGCGACTCGATTCCGGCGGGCAACCGTCTGGAGCTGTTCCTCGGTGCAGCCATTGGCGCCATCACCTTCTCAGGTTCGGTGATCGCGTTCGGCAAGCTGTCGGGCAAGTACAAGTTCCGCCTGTTCCAGGGTGCACCGGTACAGTTCTCCGGACAGCACAAGTTGAACGCAGTGCTGGGGCTGGCAACGTTGGCGTTCGGCGTGACGTTCATGCTGACCGGCAACCTCGCCGCGTTCGCACTGATGCTGGCCCTGGCGTTTGTCATGGGCGTGCTGATCATCATCCCGATCGGCGGCGCCGACATGCCGGTGGTGGTATCGATGCTCAACAGTTATTCCGGCTGGGCAGCGGCGGGTATCGGCTTCTCGCTGAACAACTCGATGCTGATCATTGCCGGCTCCCTGGTGGGTTCGAGCGGTGCGATCCTCTCGTACATCATGTGCAAGGCGATGAACCGCTCCTTCTTTAATGTACTGCTCGGCGGTTTCGGCAATACGGCGGATGCTGGCCCGGCCGGCGCGAAAGAAGCACGTCCGGTGAAATCCGGTTCGGCTGACGACGCGACCTTCCTGCTGACCAACGCCGACACCGTGATCATCGTGCCGGGCTATGGTCTGGCGGTGGCCCGTGCGCAACATGCGCTGAAAGAGCTGACCGAGAAGCTGACCCATCGTGGCGTGACCGTGAAGTACGCGATTCACCCGGTGGCCGGCCGGATGCCCGGACACATGAACGTACTGCTGGCCGAGGCCGAAGTGCCGTACGACCAAGTGTTCGAGATGGAAGACATCAACTCCGAGTTCGGCCAGGCCGACGTGGTGCTGGTGCTCGGCGCCAACGACGTGGTCAACCCGGCCGCCAAGAACGATCCGAAATCGCCGATTGCCGGCATGCCGATCCTCGAAGCGTTCAAGGCCAAGACCATCATCGTCAACAAGCGCTCGATGGCCAGCGGCTATGCCGGTCTGGACAACGAACTGTTCTATCTGGACAAGACCATGATGGTGTTCGGCGACGCGAAGAAAGTCATCGAAGACATGGTCAAAGCGGTCGAGTAA
- a CDS encoding NAD(P) transhydrogenase subunit alpha, translated as MEELISPGIYNLIIFVLAIYVGYHVVWNVTPALHTPLMAVTNAISAIVIVGAMLAAALTVTPLGKTMGTLAVALAAVNVFGGFLVTRRMLEMFKKKAPKVKEEAPK; from the coding sequence ATGGAAGAGCTTATCTCCCCCGGTATCTACAACCTGATCATCTTCGTGCTGGCGATTTATGTCGGTTACCACGTGGTCTGGAACGTTACACCCGCGCTGCACACGCCGCTGATGGCGGTGACCAACGCCATTTCGGCAATCGTTATCGTCGGCGCCATGCTTGCCGCCGCCCTGACCGTCACTCCGCTGGGCAAGACCATGGGCACCCTCGCCGTGGCACTGGCCGCGGTCAATGTGTTCGGTGGCTTCCTGGTGACCCGCCGCATGCTTGAGATGTTCAAGAAGAAAGCCCCTAAAGTAAAAGAAGAGGCGCCGAAGTAA
- a CDS encoding Re/Si-specific NAD(P)(+) transhydrogenase subunit alpha: MHIGVPLETQTGETRVAATPETIKKLISQGHKVTVQTGAGVKASVVDSAYEAAGATIGSANDAFGAELILKVVAPSDAELTLIKRGTVLVGMLNPFNNDTIAKMAECGITAFALEAAPRTSRAQSLDVLSSQANIAGYKAVLLAAHYYPRFMPMLMTAAGTVKAARVLILGAGVAGLQAIATAKRLGAVIEASDVRPAVKEQIESLGAKFVDVPYETDEERECAVGVGGYARPMPASWMQRQAQAVHERAKQADIVITTALIPGRKAPTLLSADTVAQMKPGSVVIDLAAAQGGNCPLTVADQVVIENGVTIVGPTNLAGEVAADASALYARNLLDFLKLVFTKEGQFEVNLEDDIVAACLMCRDGQVIRKNA; the protein is encoded by the coding sequence GTGCACATTGGTGTTCCTCTCGAAACCCAGACCGGTGAAACACGGGTTGCTGCAACCCCGGAAACCATTAAAAAGCTGATCAGCCAAGGTCATAAGGTCACTGTGCAAACCGGCGCCGGCGTTAAAGCCAGCGTTGTCGACAGTGCCTATGAAGCGGCAGGCGCAACCATTGGCAGTGCCAATGACGCGTTTGGCGCCGAGCTGATTCTCAAAGTGGTCGCGCCAAGCGATGCCGAACTGACGCTGATCAAGCGCGGAACGGTGCTGGTGGGCATGCTCAACCCGTTCAATAACGACACCATCGCGAAGATGGCCGAGTGCGGAATTACCGCGTTCGCCCTGGAAGCGGCGCCGCGCACCTCTCGGGCCCAGAGCCTCGACGTGCTGTCGTCCCAGGCGAACATTGCCGGCTACAAGGCCGTGTTGCTGGCCGCTCACTACTACCCGCGATTCATGCCGATGCTGATGACCGCTGCGGGCACCGTGAAAGCGGCGCGCGTGCTGATTCTGGGGGCTGGTGTGGCCGGGTTGCAGGCGATTGCCACGGCGAAACGTCTGGGTGCCGTCATCGAAGCGTCCGACGTACGTCCGGCCGTGAAGGAACAGATCGAGTCCCTCGGCGCCAAGTTCGTCGACGTGCCTTACGAGACCGATGAAGAACGCGAATGCGCAGTCGGTGTCGGCGGTTATGCACGTCCGATGCCGGCGAGCTGGATGCAGCGTCAGGCCCAGGCTGTGCACGAGCGGGCCAAGCAGGCTGATATTGTCATCACCACTGCACTGATCCCGGGCCGTAAGGCACCGACGCTGTTGAGCGCGGACACCGTGGCGCAGATGAAACCCGGCTCGGTGGTCATCGACCTCGCTGCAGCCCAGGGTGGCAACTGCCCGCTGACCGTGGCCGATCAGGTCGTGATCGAGAACGGCGTGACCATCGTCGGCCCGACCAATCTGGCCGGTGAAGTCGCCGCAGACGCCTCGGCGCTGTACGCACGCAACCTGCTGGACTTCCTGAAGCTGGTCTTCACCAAAGAAGGCCAGTTCGAAGTGAACCTCGAAGACGACATCGTCGCCGCGTGCCTGATGTGCCGCGACGGCCAAGTCATCCGCAAAAACGCCTAA
- a CDS encoding LysR family transcriptional regulator, translated as MRRKIPSTTALISFEAAARHESFTKAAEELSLTQGAICRQIASLEDFLSVELFRRSRRGVKLTEAGLSYSRRVATQLDAVERDTLSVMGQQGTNVIELAVVPTFGTQWLLPRLKDFQLKHPEVTVNLTNRTRPFLFADTDFDAAIYFGDADWSGTESHRLMGENPMPVCSPALLGNKNSLTPEEIADLPLLQQTTRPYAWRQWFNSQHLNIPRDMTGPRYELFSMLAQAAMHDMGIALIPPFLIQRELAEKRLVIANPNALSSIKAYYLMIPDRKVESASLKAFRDWLVNQAHSYNLEG; from the coding sequence ATGCGCCGCAAGATACCCAGCACCACCGCCCTGATCAGCTTTGAAGCCGCCGCCCGTCACGAGAGCTTTACCAAGGCCGCCGAAGAACTTTCTCTCACCCAGGGTGCCATTTGCCGACAGATCGCCAGCCTCGAGGACTTCCTCAGTGTCGAACTGTTCCGACGCTCGCGTCGCGGAGTGAAGCTGACAGAAGCGGGGCTTTCCTACAGTCGCCGAGTCGCCACCCAACTCGACGCCGTGGAGCGCGACACCTTGTCAGTGATGGGTCAGCAAGGCACCAACGTGATCGAACTTGCCGTGGTGCCCACCTTCGGCACGCAATGGCTGCTGCCAAGACTGAAGGACTTCCAGCTCAAGCACCCGGAAGTGACCGTCAACCTGACCAACCGCACGCGCCCGTTCCTGTTTGCCGACACCGACTTCGATGCCGCCATCTACTTTGGCGATGCCGACTGGTCCGGTACCGAATCCCACAGGCTGATGGGCGAGAATCCGATGCCGGTATGCAGTCCTGCCTTGCTCGGCAATAAGAACAGTCTGACACCCGAAGAGATCGCCGACCTGCCGCTGCTCCAGCAAACCACTCGCCCCTACGCCTGGCGGCAGTGGTTCAACTCGCAACACCTGAACATCCCCCGCGACATGACAGGTCCACGCTACGAGCTATTCTCCATGCTGGCCCAAGCGGCCATGCACGACATGGGTATCGCGCTGATTCCTCCGTTCCTGATTCAGCGCGAACTGGCCGAGAAACGCCTGGTGATTGCCAACCCCAATGCACTCTCCAGCATCAAGGCGTATTACCTGATGATTCCGGATCGAAAAGTCGAATCCGCGTCACTCAAGGCTTTTCGCGATTGGCTGGTGAACCAGGCACACAGCTACAACCTAGAGGGTTAA